GGCCATCGAGGAGAGGGCCAACGAGCTGCTGGCCAGGGGTCTCGAGGGGGTCAGGAGGGTTCTCTTCGAAAGAGCCCTGAGGGCCGGCGGCATCCGCCGTCACGACTACGTGACGCCTTACGTCGACGCTCTCGGCAGCGTCGTCGACATGGAGAGCATTGCGGCGGCGGGCCTCAGGATCGGCATCGACCCGCTCGGCGGGGCGGCGGTCGCTTTCTGGCACCCGATCGCCGAGCGTTACGGCCTGCATCTGGAAGTCGTCAACGAGAATGTGGATCCCACGTTTTCCTTCATGACCCTGGACAGGGACGGGAAGATCAGGATGGACTGCTCTTCGCCCTTTGCCATGGAGAGCCTCATCCGGTTGAAGGACCGTTTCGACATCGCCTGCGGCAACGATACGGATGTCGACCGCCACGGCATCGTGACGAAGGGGGCGGGGCTCATGAACCCGAACCACTATCTCTCAACGGCCATCTGGTACCTCTTCCAGAACCGGGTCGGCTGGAGTCCGAACGCCGCCATCGGCAAGACCCTGGTTTCGACGTCGATGATCGACAGGGTCGGCGCGGCGCTCGGCAGGAAGGTCTGCGAGGTGCCGGTCGGGTTCAAGTGGTTCGTCGACGGGCTCCTGGACGGATCTTTCGGCTTCGGCGGCGAGGAGAGCGCCGGCGCCTCGTTCCTCAGAAGGGACGGCGCGGTCTGGACGACCGACAAGGACGGCATCATCATGAACCTGCTCGCCGGTGAGATGACCGCCCGAACGGGAAGGGATCCCGGCGAACTCTACCGGGAGATCGAAGGCCGGTTCGGAAGCCCTTCGTATGCGCGAATCGACGCCCCCGCCACCCCGGAGCAGAAGGAGGTGCTGAAAAAACTTTCTCCGGACCTGGTCACGACGCGGGAACTGGCCGGTGAGCCGATCACGGCAAAACTGACCCGTGCGCCGGGGAACGGCGCCGACATCGGAGGTCTGAAGGTGATCACGCAGAACGGATGGTTCGCCGCCCGCCCTTCGGGGACGGAGGATATCTACAAGATCTACGCGGAAAGCTTCCTGGGTGAAGAGCATCTGCTCAAGATTCAGGAAGAGGCCCAGGCCATCGTCAGCGCCGCGTTCGCCGCTGCGGGGTTCTGAGGCCCCCGACTGGGGGGGAAAACACCGCTGCATTGTGCGGTGAAGAAAAGGTGATAAGCTCGCTCTAACGCAGTCCGAACAAGCCGCAATCGGCGTTGGCCCGTGCATCACAGGCAGGACCGTTCCCGATAATCGGCGAGATGGGCGCCATGAAGATACTGCTGTTTCTGATCATGTTCCCCCTGCTGATCTCCCTGCTGGCGCTGATCCTGCCGCGCGGCCTTGGCAGCAAAAAAACAGTTGGTGCGGTCGCCAATGGCTTGCTGTGCGCCGTCCCCATCTATCTCCTGATCACTTATCTGGATAGGGGGCCGGCTTTTTTCCGGCTGGAGAGCAGACTCATCGACCTGGTGATGCTCCTCGTCGAGCTCGCCATCGCCGCCTTCCTTCTCTATCTTTCCTTCAAGGCCAAAAGAGTCCTGCCGGCGCTGCTGGTTCTCATCCAGACGGCGATCATCCTCACCCTGGAGGCGACCGCCGGGCACGGGCTGCACGTCGAGCACAGCCTGTTCGTGGATAAGTTCTCCATCATCATGGCGCTGATCATCGGTATCATCGGCAGCGCCATCTGCCTCTACGCCTTCGGCTACATGCCGGAATTCCACGAGCACTACAAGGAGGTGAAGGACCGGCGCAACACCTTCGGCTTCCTCATGTACCTCTTTCTCTCCGCCATGTTCGGCATCGTCTTTTCCAACAACCTCATGTGGCTCTATTTCTTCTGGGAAATAACCACCGTCTGCTCCTTCCTGCTGATCGGCTACAAGAACGACGAGGCGTCCCGAGAGAGCGCCTTCCGGGCGCTGAACATGAACCTGATCGGGGGGGTTGTCTTCGCCGCCGGCCTGCTCCATCTCGCTTCCTCTTCCGGAATCATGGAGCTGGACAAGCTGCTGCGGCTCGACCAGGGAGTGGTCCTGCTCCCGGCCGCCTGCCTGGCCTTCGCCGGTCTGGCGAAGTCGGCGCAGTTCCCCTTCTCTTCCTGGCTGACCGGCGCCATGGTGGCTCCCACGCCGGTTTCCGCGCTG
This genomic interval from Desulfuromonas sp. TF contains the following:
- the pgm gene encoding phosphoglucomutase (alpha-D-glucose-1,6-bisphosphate-dependent), whose amino-acid sequence is MTMHELAGKPAPRSILANIPRLVSAYYTHAPDASDPEQRVAFGTSGHRGSSLRKSFNEAHILAISQAICEYRKAQGIGGPLFLGMDTHALSEPALASAIEVFAGNGLDVFIQEGLGYTPTPVISHAILVHNREIRGSRGLADGVVVTPSHNPPEDGGFKYNPPHGGPADTATTKAIEERANELLARGLEGVRRVLFERALRAGGIRRHDYVTPYVDALGSVVDMESIAAAGLRIGIDPLGGAAVAFWHPIAERYGLHLEVVNENVDPTFSFMTLDRDGKIRMDCSSPFAMESLIRLKDRFDIACGNDTDVDRHGIVTKGAGLMNPNHYLSTAIWYLFQNRVGWSPNAAIGKTLVSTSMIDRVGAALGRKVCEVPVGFKWFVDGLLDGSFGFGGEESAGASFLRRDGAVWTTDKDGIIMNLLAGEMTARTGRDPGELYREIEGRFGSPSYARIDAPATPEQKEVLKKLSPDLVTTRELAGEPITAKLTRAPGNGADIGGLKVITQNGWFAARPSGTEDIYKIYAESFLGEEHLLKIQEEAQAIVSAAFAAAGF